Part of the Georgenia sp. TF02-10 genome, AGGCCCGCGAGCATGGTGGCGATCCGGGTGTCCACGTCCCACGCCCCGAGCCGTTCCGCCTCTGCCAGGGCGCGGGCATAGGCGTCCGCGGCCGCCGGGTCGTCGGGGGCGCCCGCCAGGGCCTGCGCGCACCTGTCGACGGCGGCGATCGCGTCGTGTGCCGGGGCGACGGCGGACTCGATCGCCGCGCCGACCGTGACCGCGGGGCCGAACGGGGGCTCCTGGTGCAGCAGCCCGATGCTCGGTGTGCCGCCGCCCGGCGCGCGGGCCGTCACCGTCCCGGCCGTCGGCGTCATGAGTCCGGCGGCGACCCGCAGCAGGGTGGACTTGCCCGACCCGTTCTCGCCGATCAGCCCCACCCGCTCGCCGGCGGGGACGACGAAGGAGATGTCGGTCAGGACGCGCCGACCGGGGAACGAGACCGACACGCCGTCGATCCGCAGGTGCGCAGAAGCAGAAGAAGAGAGTGGCGTTGCCATGGGTGTCCTTGGCGGTCCGGACGACTCCTGCCGGGCAGCTGCCGCGGGTGCAGGACGTGGACGACGCTCAAGAGATCACCCGGCCACGTTACCGAGGTGGCCCAGCGCCCGACAACCGCAAATAGGAGCCGTCGCCCGCGCGGACCATCGACCGCACCCGCCCTCGAGCGGCGCCGGGGCTGGCCGCGGGGCCGGGAGCCGTTCGTGCACCGACCGCGACGACACGCTGGTCGTCCGCCCTTGCGGGCGACTCACCTCCGCGCGCGTCTGCGCTCCCGGACGAGGTCGATCGACCGGTCGACCAGCGGCCACAGCAGGACGACGCCGACGACCGCGACGACGCGTCCCGCCTCCTCGTCCAGCCCGATGGCGAACACCCCCACGAGGATCACCACGACCGCGACAATCGCTACCGGTATCGCGATCCTCATGTCGTGCAGCCCAATCGGTCGAACGGCTCGAGTGAACTGCGAGGGTAACGGCCGGACGGTGACCGATGCCACTGCCCACCCATAGTGCAGACCCGGGCCGCCGGCGCCCACGCGGGACCGACGGCGGCGTCAGGGCCCGCCGTCGTAGTCGGCACCTGCGGCGCCGGCCCCCAGCGCGTCGACCACGACGACCGTGACGTTGTCCTCCGCCCCGGCGGCGACCGCACGGTCCACCAGCGCCCGGGCCGCCTCCTTGGGCTCGGTCACCGCGGTGAGGACCTCGGCGATCTCCGCGTCCGCGAGCTCGAGCAGCCCGTCGGTGCACAGCAGGAGCCGGTCCTCGGGCCGCACCGGCACCGTCCAGAGGTCGACCGGCCCGGGTGCGGCCGTGCCGACCGCCCGGGTGATGACGTTGCGCCGGGGGTGGTGACGGGCCTCCTCAGGAGGCAGGGTGCCGGCGTCGACCATCTCCTGCACGAGGGAGTGGTCCACGGTCAGCTGCGTCAGCCGGCCGCCGTCGCAGCGGTAGACCCGGGAGTCCCCCACGTTCAGGACGAGCCAGGCCGGGGCGCCGTCGGCGGTGCTGAGCACCGCGCCGGAGACCGTCGTCCCCGCGACGGCGTCCGGCCCGGGCACGGACCCGGCGGCGGCGGACCGTTCGTGCGGGTCGTCCGTGAGCGCGTCGGCGCCGGTCATCGCGGCCCAGATGGCTTCGGCAGCGGCGGCGACGGCGGCCTCGACGTCGGCGGGGGTCAGCGGATCGGGGTGGGCGCGGGCGCGGGCGGCGAGGTCGCGGAAGGCGTCGACGGCCGCCCGGCTGGCCATCGCGCCGTGGGTGTGCCCGCCCATGCCGTCGGCGACGAGGAAGACCGGCGGCTCGGCGAGGGCGGCGTCCTCGTTGACCTCGCGGTCGCCGCGGTCGGTGGCCACGCCCCACCGGGTCTCCATGCCGCCATCTCCCTCCGGCCGAACGGGACGGAGCCGCGCGGAGCCCGTCCGCGCCGTCGCCCGTGGCCCTGCCGCGCCTCGTTCCGTCGTCACCTGTCGCGCCCAGCGTGCCATGCCCACCGGGCGCCCGCGCCGCGGGGTCTCCGCCGTCGCCGGCGACCGAGCGCCGTCGCCGGGCCGTCAGATGACCGCCGGGAACACCCCCCAGTAGGCGGCGAAGACGAGCAGGATCACGCTGCCGGTGACCGCCGTGCCCAGCACCGCCCAGGGCAGCGCGCCCACCGGCGCGGCGCCCCGCCCCCGGGCCTGCCGCCAGGCCCCCTCCAGGGTCAGCACGAGCAGCCCGACGGCCAGGATCCCCACGCCCTGGACCAGGATCCACCCGCCCTGCACGAGCAGGCTGTCGGTGCGGTAGTTCAGCGCCAGGTCGGTGATGGCCAGCAGGTAGGCGATGAACAGCACCAGGGTCGCCGTCGTCGCCAGGCACAGGGCGCCGACCCACCGGCCCAGCGGCCGCGGGAGGCTCCGGGGGCGGCGGCGCACCAGCCGCGGGAGCCGCCCGGCCAGGGCGAGCAGGCCGGACAGCACCACCAGGCCGCAGCCGGTGAGCGCGGAGACCACGATCATGTCGCCCGAGGCGTACCACCGGGGCCGGTCGACGGGGTCGGCCCGGAAGGCCTGGACCGGCTCCGCGCCGGCGACCCGGGGCGGGGCGTCGGCGGTGGCCGGCAGCCCGAGGACCCACCGCGCCAGGTCCCGCGGGAAGGTCGGGACGAGGTCGCCGTCGACGCGGATGCCGTGGTTGGCGCCGTCGTAGTAGCGCAGGGTGATCTGCTCGTTCCCGGCCTCGGCGAGGTCGGCGACGATGAGCTGGGGGCCCTGCACGATGGGCATGGAGGCGTCCCCGGTCCCGTAGACCACCAGCACGGGCTGGTGGAGGCGCTGCTGGTAGGGGCGCACGTCGAAGTCGAAGTAGTCGAACCCGCCGCCGGGGAACGCCCCGCCGATGAGCCGTGGGATCGCCCGCAGCAGCCGCCCGGGCACGCCGACCTCGCGGAGGTAGGAGTCGGCGGCGAGGGCACCCTGGGCGCGGATGGGCAGCACCGGGGCGGAGACGAGGGCGACGAAGGCGACGTCGGGGTTGTCGGCGGCGGCCACGGGTGCGGACATGGCGCCCTCGCTCTCGCCGTAGATTCCGACCCGCCCCGGGTCGACGCCGGGCCAGGTACGCAGCACCGTGAAGGAGTCCAGGTAGTCCGCCGCCATGCCCACGTAGTCCCGGTCCCGGGTGGTGTAGGTGTCCGCGCGCTTGTCCGGCACCATCGTCACCACCCCGGCCGAGGCGAGCGCCTCGGTGGTGTCCGCGAAGCCCTCGTGGGTGGCGGTGCCGGCGCCGTGCATGAACAGCACGGCCGGCCGCGGCTCGGGGGCGCCGACCGGCTCGGCGATGGTGGCCTGCACGGTGACGCCGTCCTCGACCGGCACCGTCACCACGGTCCGGGTGACCGGGTAGGTCCCGACGGCGGTCGTGCCGGCGTCGGAGCCGATGCTGGTGTCCGGGGTCTCCGGGACGACCGTGTGCTCCAGCGGCTGGGGGTGCCAGCCGGGCCCGGCGACGGAGCCGAGGAGACCAAGCAGGAGCACCGCCCCGATCGTGGCCGCCAACCGCCCGTATCGCACCGGCCCAGGTTAGTGGGTGGGGTGGGGCGGGCCGGGCCGGCGCGACCGGCGGGGTCTGTGTGCCGGCGCCCGGCGGTCGTTCAGCCACGCCGGGCGCGGCGTCAGAACCCGAGCCGCGCCGTCAGAACCCGAGCCGGTTGAGGAGCTTGGGGTCGCGCTGCCAGTCCTTGGCCACCCGCACGTGCAGGTCGAGGTAGACCCGCGCGCCGAGGAGCGCCTCGATGCCCTGCCGCGCCCGGCTCCCCACCTCGCGCAGCCGCGCCCCGCCCCTGCCGATGACGATGGCCTTCTGGGAGGGGCGTTCGACGTACATCTCGACCCGCACGTCCAGCAGCGGCGGGCGCTGGTCCCCGGGCTGCCGGGGCCGCTCGGCGATCTCCTCCACGACGACCGCGAGGGAGTGCGGCAGCTCCTCCCGCACGCCCTCCAGCGCCGCCTCCCGGACGAGCTCGGCGATCATCACCTGCTCCGGCTCGTCGGTCAGCTCCCCGCCCGGGTACAGCGGCGGGGAGGGCGGCAGGTGCTCGACCAGGACGTCGGTCAGGACGTCCACCTGCTCCCCGCGGACCGCGGAGACCGGCACGACAGCGGACCAGTCGCCGAGGGCGTCCACGGCCAGCAGGTGCTCGGCCAGGCGCTGCTTGCTCACCGTGTCCGCCTTGGTCG contains:
- a CDS encoding PP2C family serine/threonine-protein phosphatase, encoding METRWGVATDRGDREVNEDAALAEPPVFLVADGMGGHTHGAMASRAAVDAFRDLAARARAHPDPLTPADVEAAVAAAAEAIWAAMTGADALTDDPHERSAAAGSVPGPDAVAGTTVSGAVLSTADGAPAWLVLNVGDSRVYRCDGGRLTQLTVDHSLVQEMVDAGTLPPEEARHHPRRNVITRAVGTAAPGPVDLWTVPVRPEDRLLLCTDGLLELADAEIAEVLTAVTEPKEAARALVDRAVAAGAEDNVTVVVVDALGAGAAGADYDGGP
- a CDS encoding S9 family peptidase produces the protein MLLLGLLGSVAGPGWHPQPLEHTVVPETPDTSIGSDAGTTAVGTYPVTRTVVTVPVEDGVTVQATIAEPVGAPEPRPAVLFMHGAGTATHEGFADTTEALASAGVVTMVPDKRADTYTTRDRDYVGMAADYLDSFTVLRTWPGVDPGRVGIYGESEGAMSAPVAAADNPDVAFVALVSAPVLPIRAQGALAADSYLREVGVPGRLLRAIPRLIGGAFPGGGFDYFDFDVRPYQQRLHQPVLVVYGTGDASMPIVQGPQLIVADLAEAGNEQITLRYYDGANHGIRVDGDLVPTFPRDLARWVLGLPATADAPPRVAGAEPVQAFRADPVDRPRWYASGDMIVVSALTGCGLVVLSGLLALAGRLPRLVRRRPRSLPRPLGRWVGALCLATTATLVLFIAYLLAITDLALNYRTDSLLVQGGWILVQGVGILAVGLLVLTLEGAWRQARGRGAAPVGALPWAVLGTAVTGSVILLVFAAYWGVFPAVI
- the era gene encoding GTPase Era, whose protein sequence is MSGAPGPNGEPGTAADPRPDAEAGPDLDPGSGEDAGPGAEPDLAGLVRDWPEGFRAGFACLVGRPNAGKSTLTNALVGQKVAITSARPQTTRHTIRGILHRPDAQLVLVDTPGLHRPRTLLGQRLNDLVRETLAEVDVIVFCLPADEKVGPGDRFIARELGQQRTPVVAVATKADTVSKQRLAEHLLAVDALGDWSAVVPVSAVRGEQVDVLTDVLVEHLPPSPPLYPGGELTDEPEQVMIAELVREAALEGVREELPHSLAVVVEEIAERPRQPGDQRPPLLDVRVEMYVERPSQKAIVIGRGGARLREVGSRARQGIEALLGARVYLDLHVRVAKDWQRDPKLLNRLGF